In one window of Oceanivirga salmonicida DNA:
- a CDS encoding electron transfer flavoprotein subunit beta/FixA family protein produces MRILVCVKEVPDTEEVKIDPIKNTIIRSGVPKILNPYDAYALEKALEIKDEIKDTKIYVISMGPKQVDEMLRSCLATGADKAYLLTDRKFGGSDTLATSYILSEAIKYIQEKETKFDLIFCGKQAIDGETAQVGPEIASKLDLPQVTYALDIKLMGDKAHVTKEIDEGNLIIETDLPALITFTKTKDLRFPTMKNKMKSLKEEIEVLSLKEIININKDIIGLDGSPTRVSRMYAPKKQKESIIFNMQNDKDAINKLVNLLKAENKIK; encoded by the coding sequence ATGAGAATATTGGTATGTGTTAAAGAAGTACCTGATACAGAAGAAGTGAAAATAGACCCTATAAAAAATACTATAATTCGTAGTGGAGTTCCTAAAATACTTAATCCATATGATGCTTATGCATTAGAAAAAGCATTAGAAATAAAAGATGAAATAAAAGATACAAAAATTTATGTGATTTCAATGGGTCCAAAACAAGTTGATGAAATGTTAAGATCTTGTTTAGCGACTGGTGCAGATAAAGCCTATTTATTAACTGATAGAAAATTTGGTGGTTCAGATACATTAGCAACTAGTTATATATTATCGGAAGCAATAAAATATATACAAGAAAAAGAAACAAAATTTGACTTAATATTTTGTGGTAAACAAGCTATTGATGGTGAAACTGCACAAGTAGGACCTGAAATAGCAAGTAAACTTGATTTGCCACAAGTTACTTATGCATTAGATATAAAGTTAATGGGAGACAAGGCACATGTAACAAAAGAAATAGATGAAGGTAATTTAATAATAGAGACAGATTTACCTGCATTGATTACTTTTACAAAGACAAAAGATTTAAGATTTCCTACAATGAAAAATAAAATGAAATCATTAAAAGAAGAAATAGAAGTATTATCACTTAAAGAGATAATAAATATTAATAAAGATATAATTGGTTTAGATGGTTCACCAACTCGTGTAAGTCGTATGTATGCACCAAAAAAACAAAAAGAAAGTATAATATTTAATATGCAAAATGATAAAGATGCTATA